In a single window of the Paenibacillus sp. MMS20-IR301 genome:
- a CDS encoding DEAD/DEAH box helicase translates to MEQRDVLVLPQTIDINVLQYAVVKKFETHDVLYIYDDVGTGKTIQAGLIISSLLQKKYQQTLNILIITSNNVVGQFYSELSEKFNLEPTIDVEAAPATGSQLIKIINNHNSNIAKQIELQNKRKGFKWDLIIVDEAHLFINGDAKRTAVLAKLKAKKVVFMTATPVRNDFNNIKIYPRLAASILNLPPDSTDAYRLEGKYNESTFSIENDSHLPQILALDIDSPVSRNFKEVMDITSAKKETHPLLEPKKRKVDIWRYRDKRSKMEDLKALLINILRDENEPESRFVIFCRYKESVKDVEQAFAGTELKSVVLTGDTDISYRKRQFNNLNKTLQENTAASAADKLPEVVIITSGIGEVGLNLPGYNYAVNYDIPVSSAIVEQRFGRIDRYTNHFDEIHNVFLLPDENISDTNALNFIACMGNYKYDVTPAIPAMNVILTDEVLRELAERRQLQQDCLQDAMKCLDTREPNFMNELTKMYRLFIDYNRRLTDIYQYFIEEEIGKYNFFNTDSNDQYLTDLIYESFCRMDSELTLEQFYSIIHRLLNETMRKNKDRDFNIPESGKVFYKTVDLELHNNNLKYRTLDYHRFADIEACSPVEIAGHIMNSQIYLKLEQECKQVRITQKNLDSFMCELNLWCEKMFESGLPLLASSLRNNKWRALVEKMLDKYNLEFEVEYVVARIFNHIPYGRLVKKFTEHVNRMLCLSRQDGELAWNCIRGLYIYDENNPSYFYVGGIKVEFFSEKELSPYRERWIPRLFYMTYTRKNNKYSVEASPWLKLLHLVCREWDLDFNPGYSSLNKLLTNNNYDPRTFSQFSLLFFIRENGEFYCSHPFNSGIKTYLKSLNYNLVESNDVTDLSSPIYRIIKSSLNIS, encoded by the coding sequence TTGGAGCAGAGAGATGTGTTAGTGTTACCCCAGACCATTGATATCAATGTTTTGCAATATGCTGTTGTAAAGAAATTCGAAACCCATGATGTGCTGTATATTTATGATGATGTAGGGACGGGTAAAACGATCCAGGCAGGCTTGATCATCTCTTCCTTACTACAAAAGAAATATCAGCAGACGCTGAACATCCTTATCATTACTTCCAATAATGTTGTTGGCCAATTCTATAGTGAGCTATCAGAAAAGTTTAATCTCGAACCTACTATAGATGTAGAGGCTGCTCCTGCCACGGGCAGTCAACTAATCAAAATTATTAATAATCATAACTCAAATATAGCCAAGCAAATAGAGCTCCAAAATAAAAGAAAAGGGTTTAAATGGGATTTAATAATAGTGGATGAAGCGCACTTGTTTATTAATGGTGATGCGAAAAGAACAGCGGTTTTAGCGAAGCTTAAAGCAAAAAAGGTAGTATTTATGACTGCGACTCCTGTAAGAAATGATTTCAATAACATTAAGATTTATCCCCGCCTGGCTGCCAGCATCCTTAACCTTCCTCCAGACTCAACGGATGCTTATCGCTTAGAAGGAAAGTATAACGAATCCACCTTTTCCATTGAAAATGACAGTCATCTGCCGCAAATACTTGCCTTGGATATTGATTCTCCGGTATCGAGAAATTTCAAAGAGGTCATGGATATAACCAGTGCGAAGAAGGAAACTCATCCGCTTCTTGAGCCTAAGAAAAGAAAGGTGGATATCTGGAGATATAGAGATAAACGATCAAAAATGGAAGATTTAAAAGCATTATTAATAAATATTTTAAGAGACGAGAATGAACCTGAGAGCAGATTTGTGATTTTTTGCAGATATAAGGAAAGTGTAAAGGATGTGGAACAAGCATTCGCTGGAACGGAGCTTAAATCCGTTGTATTAACGGGAGACACCGATATTTCATACCGGAAGCGGCAGTTTAACAATCTTAATAAAACCCTCCAAGAAAACACAGCAGCCAGCGCAGCCGATAAGCTCCCGGAGGTAGTAATTATAACCTCTGGCATAGGAGAAGTAGGGTTGAATTTGCCGGGCTATAATTATGCAGTTAATTATGATATACCGGTCTCTTCCGCGATTGTGGAGCAGCGGTTTGGCAGAATTGACCGTTACACCAATCACTTCGATGAAATCCACAATGTATTCCTGTTGCCTGATGAGAATATAAGCGATACCAATGCGCTCAACTTCATTGCCTGTATGGGGAATTATAAATATGATGTAACGCCTGCCATTCCGGCTATGAATGTTATTCTAACAGATGAGGTTCTGAGGGAATTAGCAGAGCGAAGACAGCTGCAGCAGGATTGTCTTCAAGATGCTATGAAATGTCTGGATACACGGGAACCGAACTTTATGAATGAATTAACCAAGATGTACAGACTATTTATCGACTATAACCGCCGGCTTACAGACATTTATCAGTATTTTATAGAAGAAGAAATCGGAAAATATAATTTCTTTAATACAGACTCGAATGATCAATATCTGACTGATCTAATCTACGAATCCTTTTGTAGAATGGATAGTGAGCTAACACTTGAGCAGTTTTATTCTATAATCCATAGACTTCTTAATGAAACAATGAGAAAGAACAAAGACCGAGATTTCAATATCCCTGAGTCAGGCAAGGTCTTCTATAAGACGGTTGATCTGGAATTACATAATAATAACCTTAAGTATCGGACCCTGGACTATCACAGATTTGCTGATATCGAGGCTTGCTCCCCTGTTGAAATTGCTGGACATATCATGAATAGCCAGATATATCTTAAGTTGGAGCAAGAGTGTAAGCAGGTAAGGATTACCCAAAAGAATCTGGATAGTTTTATGTGTGAGTTGAATCTATGGTGTGAAAAGATGTTTGAATCTGGTCTACCACTTCTGGCTTCATCATTGCGGAACAACAAATGGAGGGCACTCGTAGAAAAAATGCTGGACAAATATAACCTGGAATTTGAGGTTGAATATGTGGTGGCAAGAATTTTTAATCATATTCCCTACGGAAGACTGGTCAAGAAATTCACGGAACATGTGAATAGGATGCTTTGTCTTAGTAGGCAAGATGGGGAGTTGGCGTGGAATTGCATTAGAGGGCTATATATTTATGATGAAAATAATCCGTCCTATTTCTATGTTGGAGGCATCAAAGTTGAATTCTTCAGCGAGAAAGAGTTAAGTCCCTATCGGGAAAGATGGATTCCTCGCTTATTTTATATGACCTATACTAGAAAAAATAATAAGTATTCGGTAGAGGCCTCACCATGGTTGAAACTGCTACATCTGGTATGCCGAGAGTGGGATTTGGATTTTAATCCAGGATATTCATCGTTAAATAAATTGTTAACCAACAATAATTATGACCCAAGAACCTTTTCGCAGTTTAGCCTACTATTTTTCATTCGAGAAAACGGAGAGTTTTACTGCTCGCATCCATTTAACTCTGGAATCAAGACGTATCTTAAGTCCCTTAATTACAACTTAGTTGAATCTAACGATGTAACCGATTTATCCTCACCAATCTATCGCATTATTAAAAGTTCGCTAAATATATCATAA
- a CDS encoding helix-turn-helix domain-containing protein, with protein sequence MNMKKVTLTVKEVSEILGVSTGKIYEMVRMVQVPHIKVGNRVFCHEDVLRDWMGAANITPRGPLLTPLSTKRGDAEQGLVGTRYEIHLSGETIRFIQTVLEIQEADIKKHLDEVFEETATKSLYYKDRPQDLEIRRMYAQRRYHALILALDEVESEYTKAQRLN encoded by the coding sequence ATGAATATGAAGAAGGTAACACTAACTGTGAAGGAAGTGTCGGAGATACTGGGTGTATCTACGGGGAAGATTTATGAGATGGTAAGAATGGTTCAGGTTCCACATATCAAAGTAGGGAACCGAGTTTTCTGCCATGAAGATGTTCTAAGGGATTGGATGGGCGCAGCGAATATCACTCCTAGAGGGCCATTACTTACTCCGTTGTCAACAAAAAGGGGAGATGCTGAACAAGGGCTAGTTGGTACCAGATATGAGATACATCTATCAGGTGAAACCATTCGATTTATTCAGACTGTTTTAGAGATCCAAGAAGCGGACATAAAAAAGCATTTAGATGAGGTATTTGAAGAGACTGCTACTAAGAGTCTGTACTATAAAGATAGGCCCCAGGATTTAGAGATACGAAGGATGTATGCACAACGACGATACCATGCTCTTATTCTTGCACTTGATGAAGTTGAAAGTGAATATACTAAGGCTCAGCGTCTAAACTAA
- a CDS encoding transglutaminase domain-containing protein translates to MKMFRSLPLLVLIWVLLATVAYGAPSFRDVSDKHWAHEEIAWGVAQGIISGYPDGSFRPNETITFKEFVSILIKAYEDPSSFITDKDQPWDSKTRSYALHRWGYYTSQERPMTRGEVASLTAAAQGFNCSEDQSIQFLLNEGMSRGKTSPTIDGYGKDDLLTRAEAITFIKKMKKQLESLSDKPSYPSPNCPVPGSSGRSDLEPAPFTQIQTLTNASVISLTAQFNTDSNFEITVNQNGERLYYQSVDTLNGRLNTKIYLHNGPGKYVVSIKPKGSGSTDVDFGNREQLLAHGYAGFTVMNSDQRSPDLIASSYVNSDDPEVIGLARSIVEGKANDYDKTKAIHDWVTQNIAYDADAYFSGDIQLKTAMEALANKKALCNGYAHLTAAFNRAIGIPTRIYTGTVKGIRETNAIDTSVVDSLHTWIETYADGKWIIQDTTWDAGYLSSITNKFVFQHSNRYFDPSSEMFALEHQKIREELY, encoded by the coding sequence ATGAAGATGTTCCGTTCCCTTCCCCTACTAGTACTCATTTGGGTGCTGTTGGCAACTGTTGCCTATGGTGCTCCTTCGTTTAGAGATGTATCAGACAAGCATTGGGCGCATGAAGAAATCGCTTGGGGTGTTGCACAAGGCATCATAAGCGGTTATCCAGACGGGAGCTTTCGGCCGAATGAGACGATCACTTTTAAGGAGTTTGTGTCAATACTGATCAAGGCTTACGAGGATCCGAGTAGTTTCATTACAGATAAAGATCAGCCATGGGACTCCAAAACAAGATCATATGCATTGCATAGATGGGGTTACTACACCTCACAGGAGCGTCCAATGACTAGAGGAGAGGTTGCCTCGCTAACTGCTGCTGCGCAAGGTTTTAACTGCTCCGAGGATCAGTCCATACAATTCTTACTTAATGAGGGGATGTCCAGGGGTAAGACATCACCAACCATTGATGGTTATGGCAAAGACGACTTACTCACTCGTGCGGAGGCCATTACGTTCATCAAGAAAATGAAGAAGCAACTCGAATCTTTAAGTGACAAACCGTCCTATCCAAGTCCAAATTGCCCCGTGCCAGGCAGTAGTGGTCGGAGTGATCTTGAGCCTGCTCCTTTTACTCAGATTCAAACGTTGACTAATGCAAGTGTGATATCCTTGACCGCACAATTTAATACCGATTCTAATTTTGAAATTACCGTCAATCAAAATGGTGAGAGACTCTATTACCAAAGTGTTGATACTCTAAATGGCCGACTGAATACGAAGATTTATCTTCACAATGGACCAGGTAAATATGTAGTTAGTATTAAACCTAAAGGGTCGGGTAGTACTGACGTCGATTTTGGAAACCGGGAGCAATTATTGGCCCATGGTTATGCGGGTTTCACCGTGATGAATTCAGATCAACGATCCCCTGACTTAATTGCATCATCTTACGTGAATAGTGATGATCCAGAAGTAATTGGGCTGGCGAGGAGTATAGTGGAAGGGAAAGCGAATGACTACGATAAAACCAAAGCCATTCATGATTGGGTTACCCAAAATATCGCTTATGATGCGGATGCATATTTTTCAGGCGATATCCAGCTTAAAACTGCAATGGAAGCCTTGGCAAATAAAAAAGCGCTGTGTAATGGTTACGCGCATTTGACGGCAGCTTTTAATCGAGCCATAGGAATTCCCACGCGAATTTATACAGGCACCGTAAAGGGAATTAGGGAAACGAATGCGATTGACACTTCGGTCGTGGATTCTCTGCACACCTGGATAGAAACGTATGCTGACGGAAAATGGATTATTCAAGATACGACTTGGGATGCCGGATATCTATCGTCCATCACGAACAAGTTTGTGTTCCAACATTCAAACCGTTATTTCGATCCTAGCTCTGAGATGTTTGCCTTGGAGCATCAGAAAATCAGGGAAGAATTGTACTAA
- a CDS encoding helix-turn-helix transcriptional regulator yields the protein MIDSSKHDDDVYSFIRLIGERIKSIRRSRGLTQEELAERAGIKSSYVTGIETGKRNSSLKTISKLLTALEVEPWELFNFSEIESEELHEKRTNVELIKALLLSRELHEIKLIQKVTRQVFDTIDHSNGK from the coding sequence ATGATCGATTCATCTAAACATGATGATGATGTATATAGTTTTATCCGTCTTATTGGGGAGCGCATAAAGAGCATACGTCGATCCAGGGGACTAACCCAAGAGGAACTTGCCGAGAGGGCTGGTATTAAATCCTCATATGTGACGGGTATTGAAACCGGAAAGAGAAACTCGTCATTGAAAACAATTTCTAAATTACTAACCGCTCTAGAAGTAGAGCCGTGGGAGTTGTTTAACTTTAGTGAAATTGAAAGTGAGGAACTACACGAGAAGAGAACGAACGTAGAGTTAATAAAGGCGCTATTATTATCGAGAGAACTACATGAGATTAAGCTCATTCAGAAGGTTACACGACAAGTGTTTGATACCATTGATCATTCTAACGGGAAGTAA
- a CDS encoding ParB/RepB/Spo0J family partition protein, which produces MFETRMICDLTVHPSHDKVISECTPLAMQSLELSVREEGILCPLIINQHNQIIDGTTRWLIAQKLGIHEVQVYIIDSDSNCNSEEFLLFTLNRSRRDNEHDLIKQAKIVKRLYEIYDIKRGRKLGHGDSKDAKYVADLLKYSQRKITRLLRLLQLIPSIQDLVSQDKIGISIGNEIVSKLNEEQQHAFYNVITRLDIRNMGRQEIYTLLEQFKNDLLQPIGATSEEDLEITTFDEVIRASSGEHFPLVMKNLSEVPVENIIKDIVKIYHNTTFCYEEKRYPISKQNHMKLIASVETLLGYLMDKVGSVN; this is translated from the coding sequence ATGTTTGAAACAAGAATGATTTGTGATTTAACCGTACACCCGAGTCATGATAAGGTGATTTCGGAATGCACACCTCTCGCTATGCAATCTCTTGAGTTGAGTGTCCGTGAGGAAGGAATCTTATGCCCACTAATTATCAATCAGCATAATCAAATTATTGACGGTACTACAAGATGGTTGATAGCCCAGAAGTTGGGTATTCATGAGGTGCAGGTTTATATAATCGATTCCGATTCCAATTGTAACTCTGAAGAATTCCTGCTATTTACGCTAAACAGATCTAGAAGGGATAATGAACACGATCTTATTAAGCAAGCTAAAATCGTTAAAAGGCTTTATGAGATTTACGATATCAAAAGAGGTAGGAAATTGGGACACGGTGACTCAAAAGATGCAAAATATGTAGCAGATCTTCTTAAATATAGTCAAAGGAAGATAACTAGGCTATTAAGACTTCTTCAGCTAATTCCTTCTATTCAAGATTTAGTTTCTCAAGACAAAATTGGAATTAGCATTGGAAACGAGATTGTATCTAAACTTAATGAGGAGCAGCAACATGCTTTTTACAATGTTATTACCAGATTAGATATTAGAAATATGGGAAGACAAGAAATTTATACCTTGCTGGAACAATTTAAGAATGACCTATTACAACCTATTGGTGCGACTTCAGAGGAGGACTTGGAGATCACAACGTTTGATGAAGTTATCAGAGCTTCTTCCGGCGAGCATTTCCCGTTAGTTATGAAAAATCTTTCTGAAGTTCCAGTCGAAAATATTATCAAAGACATTGTAAAAATCTATCATAACACCACCTTTTGCTACGAAGAAAAGCGTTATCCGATAAGTAAACAAAATCATATGAAACTAATTGCAAGCGTTGAAACTTTATTGGGCTATCTCATGGATAAGGTGGGATCCGTAAATTGA
- a CDS encoding phage integrase N-terminal domain-containing protein: MISGPSPLEAQTKKLFRHIRTGSYKTRAQYMGKCLNFARFCHNTYKVSNIRNINTDHLAAYIVTRQKDNIAGTTICDDLSAIRFLMDHVSNPRNQISTNAEIEEQYDLLLGNEPLNPGNRAWAINEYETFIHSCENINAHNPIDVSVLCISMGLRITEAVASTRSQAEYALRTREYQVKHEAC, translated from the coding sequence ATGATTTCAGGTCCATCACCTTTGGAAGCACAAACCAAAAAACTCTTTAGGCATATCCGTACGGGTAGTTACAAAACCAGGGCTCAATATATGGGCAAATGTCTTAATTTTGCACGATTCTGTCATAACACTTATAAAGTCAGTAACATCCGAAACATTAACACTGATCATCTAGCAGCCTATATTGTGACCCGACAAAAAGATAATATTGCTGGAACAACAATCTGCGATGATCTTTCGGCTATTCGCTTTCTGATGGATCATGTTTCTAATCCACGCAATCAGATTTCAACCAATGCTGAAATCGAAGAACAGTATGATCTACTGTTGGGTAATGAACCTTTAAATCCGGGTAATCGCGCGTGGGCAATCAATGAATATGAGACATTCATCCATAGTTGTGAAAATATTAATGCTCATAATCCCATTGATGTATCTGTTCTTTGTATTAGCATGGGGTTACGTATTACCGAGGCAGTTGCCTCGACCAGATCGCAAGCAGAATATGCACTTCGCACTAGAGAGTATCAAGTCAAACATGAGGCATGTTAA
- a CDS encoding helix-turn-helix domain-containing protein, whose amino-acid sequence MGRNVMYQLIKQGLPHAKVGKQIRIPREALYKWIESKMFVS is encoded by the coding sequence GTGGGGCGTAACGTAATGTATCAACTTATTAAGCAAGGACTACCCCACGCAAAAGTAGGTAAGCAAATTCGTATACCCAGAGAGGCACTATATAAATGGATTGAATCCAAAATGTTTGTCTCTTGA